TCGTCGTGGGCGGCGTCGTGGGCGCCGCTGTGGGCGCCGCTGTGGGGTGCGTCGGTCGCCGGGGCGAGCCGGGCTCCGCGCTTCGCCTGGCCCCTGGCCCCGCCGCACGAGGTGGTCCGGCGCTTCGAGCGCCCACCGGGCCCGTACGCCGCGGGCCACCGGGGCGTCGACCTGTCCGCCCCACCGGGCGCCGCGGTCCTGGCCGCCGCCGACGGCGTGGTGCTGCACAGCGGCCCGGTGGCCGACCGCACCCTGGTCTCGTTGCTCCACGCGGGCGGCCTGCGCACCACCTACGAGCCGGTCATCCCCTCGGTCCGCACGGGTCAGGACGTCCGGCGGGGCGATCCGATCGGCACCCTGC
This region of Saccharothrix longispora genomic DNA includes:
- a CDS encoding M23 family metallopeptidase produces the protein MTPTMRTPLVLALTALLALSPPLPPLPAPPPWPSSWAASWAPLWAPLWGASVAGASRAPRFAWPLAPPHEVVRRFERPPGPYAAGHRGVDLSAPPGAAVLAAADGVVLHSGPVADRTLVSLLHAGGLRTTYEPVIPSVRTGQDVRRGDPIGTLRPGHEGCPTPACLHWGALRTTPPRTREYLDPLRLVLTGRVRLLPRAAPTAAAAAR